A region from the Aegilops tauschii subsp. strangulata cultivar AL8/78 chromosome 5, Aet v6.0, whole genome shotgun sequence genome encodes:
- the LOC109778792 gene encoding low molecular mass early light-inducible protein HV90, chloroplastic isoform X2: protein MATMMAMSSFAGAAVLPRGSAGRFGARSLPALGRRALVIRAQTEGPSAPPPNKPKATTSIWDALAFSGPAPERINGRLAMVGFVTALAVEAGRGDGILSQLGSGTGQAWFAYSVAVLSVASLVPLLQGESAEGRAGTIMNANAELWNGRFAMLGLVALAVIEIITGAPFINV from the exons ATGGCGACCATGATGGCCATGAGCTCCTTCGCCGGTGCTGCCGTCCTGCCGCGCGGCTCGGCTGGCCGCTTCGGCGCCAGGTCTCTGCCAGCACTAGGCCGACgcgccctcgtcatcagggcACAGACCGAGGGCCCGAGCGCACCACCGCCAAACAAACCCAAG GCGACCACCTCGATCTGGGACGCGCTAGCGTTCAGCGGCCCAGCGCCGGAGCGCATCAACGGACGGCTAGCCATGGTGGGCTTCGTGACGGCGCTTGCAGTGGAGGCAGGGCGAGGCGACGGGATCCTCTCTCAGCTCGGCAGCGGCACCGGGCAGGCGTGGTTTGCCTACTCTGTGGCGGTGCTATCCGTAGCTTCTCTGGTGCCGCTGCTCCAAGGAGAGAGTGCCGAGGGCAGAGCCGGTACCATCATGAACGCCAACGCGGAGCTCTGGAACGGCCGCTTCGCCATGCTCGGACTCGTCGCTCTGGCGGTCATCGAGATCATCACGGGCGCACCCTTCATCAACGTGTAA